A window of the Zeugodacus cucurbitae isolate PBARC_wt_2022May chromosome 4, idZeuCucr1.2, whole genome shotgun sequence genome harbors these coding sequences:
- the LOC105215903 gene encoding DNA-directed RNA polymerase III subunit RPC8 codes for MFVLAELKDTIRIAPDQFQLKLVEAIRDEINRKLANKVLLNLGLCIALKDIVSLKDSIILPGDGASHTEVLFRYIVFRPTIGSILTGKIRSCSREGVHVTLGFFDDILIPPSALQHPSRFEEAEQAWVWEYPLEDGAKHDLFMDIGEPIKFRVSREIFEESSPIGPPKTDPQQASTSAAATAAAAASSQQTEVKTPYRIVAAINESGLGVLSWWDQQNQAAEEGDENEDEDNAEYENDEDGEGAYEE; via the exons ATGTTTGTGCTCGCCGAATTGAAGGATACTATACGCATAGCGCCGGatcaatttcaattgaaattggtTGAAGCGATACGCGACGAAATCAACCGGAAGTTGGCCAATAAG GTTCTACTAAATCTCGGCCTCTGCATTGCGCTCAAAGATATAGTCTCTTTGAAAGATTCCATAATACTACCCGGTGATGGCGCTTCACACACCGAAGTGCTATTTCGTTACATTGTCTTTCGACCAACCATTGGCAGCATACTCACTGGGAAAATACGTAGTTGCAGTCGTGAAGGTGTACACGTGACCTTGGGTTTCTTCGACGATATACTGATACCACCGTCAGCGTTACAACATCCCTCCCGCTTTGAAGAAGCCGAACAAGCGTGGGTGTGGGAATACCCGCTGGAAGATGGTGCCAAGCATGATTTGTTTATGGATATCGGTGAGCCTATCAAATTTCGTGTGTCGCGTGAAATTTTCGAGGAAAGTTCACCCATTGGACCGCCAAAAACAGATCCACAGCAAGCAAGCACTTCAGCAGCGGCtacggcggcggcagcagcgtCTTCGCAACAAACTGAAGTTAAAACGCCGTATCGAATAGTG gctGCCATCAATGAATCGGGTTTGGGCGTGTTGTCATGGTGGGATCAACAAAATCAGGCTGCTGAGGAAGGTGACGAAAATGAGGATGAAGATAATGCGGAATATGAAAATGACGAAGATGGCGAAGGTGCCTATgaagaatga
- the LOC105215923 gene encoding ATP-binding cassette sub-family G member 1: MEHTACLKPTKDVEFQDVYYTVKERKHFIKVTGTRQILRGVSGSFRNGQLSAIMGPSGAGKSSLLNALSGLRTSDVEGHIKIERKGSCYITQEDNHQTLLTVEELMTLSCNLKLPHCKHRAELITEILENLHLNHRRNVYAEKLSGGERKRLSIALELVANPKIFFLDEPTSGLDEVTAAQCIRLLSQLAKEGRTIVCTIHQPSATIFNYFDSIFVLASGQCVYQGQPGAVIPFLRHVHIECPKYYSPSDYIIELCDADEGKLIPLLSELTDNGKLIYAPQSQQQQQLNGLSNTTTLPVPPQRSKDFQQSVRTFFVEEPRRSRWQHFLSAGTNFSTDGTLIGGVTAFYEHMKTFTKLLDAEHEESSSLHQFCVLFKMMSVRIMRARVALLIQFLHHVLTALCFGLIFLNLGNQGSRMFDHLKFCIGVIIIIAYTQVMVPILSYPMEIKIVRKETFNRWYKLTPYYMALSFSRLPLQIVLNMIMLTIIYWMSGLPPQLWRYGLFASIGLMTSLIAEGMGLAIGMTFSITNGSAVGPLMIAPLMGLAIYGFDFAAQIPYAMNLLMKFSYIRVAVVALILCVFGFDRPELECNEMYCHFGDPRVLLKFLDIEQLSMWYLFSLLTTLMLFYRVLMYLSLRRRCGT, encoded by the exons ttaaagTCACTGGAACTCGTCAAATATTACGCGGTGTCAGCGGCAGCTTCCGCAATGGTCAATTGTCGGCAATTATGGGTCCTTCCGGTGCGGgcaagagtagtttactcaatGCTTTATCTGGTTTGCG CACCTCAGACGTCGAGGGCCATATAAAAATCGAACGCAAAGGTTCCTGCTACATCACACAAGAGGACAATCATCAGACGCTACTCACCGTCGAAGAGCTAATGACGCTCAGCTGCAATCTGAAGCTGCCGCATTGTAAACACAGAGCCGAATTAATTACAGAGATACTTGAGAATCTACACTTGAATCATCGGCGTAATGTTTATGCGGAAAAGTTGAGTGGCGGCGAACGCAAGCGGCTCTCCATCGCGCTCGAATTGGTGGCGAATCCGAAAATATtctttctcgacgaaccaacAAGTGGTTTGGATGAAGTGACAGCGGCACAATGCATACGCTTACTCAGCCAGCTGGCGAAAGAGGGACGCACCATCGTCTGCACAATACACCAGCCTTCAGCGacgattttcaattatttcgacAGCATATTCGTGCTGGCGAGCGGACAATGCGTCTATCAGGGTCAACCGGGTGCGGTGATACCGTTTCTACGTCACGTACACATTGAGTGCCCCAAATATTATAGTCCATCGGATTACA TTATTGAGTTGTGCGATGCGGACGAGGGCAAGCTGATACCACTACTCAGCGAGCTAACCGACAATGGCAAGCTGATATATGCGCCAcagtcgcaacaacaacaacagcttaaTGGTTTAAGTAATACAACGACATTGCCAGTTCCTCCACAACGCTCCAAAGATTTCCAGCAATCGGTGCGCACTTTCTTCGTAGAAGAACCCAGACGCAGTCGTTGGCAACATTTTCTCTCGGCCGGCACGAATTTCTCCACAGATGGCACGCTTATTGGCGGTGTAACGGCCTTCTATGAGCATATGAAGACCTTTACGAAACTGCTGGACGCCGAACATGAAGAGTCTTCGAGCCTCCATCAGTTCTGTGTGCTCTTCAAGATGATGTCGGTGCGCATTATGCGCGCACGTGTCGCCTTACTCATACAGTTCTTGCATCACGTGTTGACGGCGCTGTGCTTCG gtTTGATTTTTCTGAATCTCGGCAATCAGGGCTCTCGCATGTTTGACCATTTGAAATTCTGCATTGGTGTGATCATAATTATCGCTTACACACAAGTTATGGTGCCGATATTGAGCT ACCCGATGGAAATAAAAATCGTTCGCAAGGAAACCTTCAATCGTTGGTACAAATTAACACCTTATTATATGGCTTTGAGCTTCTCACGCTTGCCGCTACAG aTCGTTTTAAATATGATAATGCTAACCATAATTTATTGGATGAGTGGCTTGCCACCTCAGTTGTGGCGTTATGGTCTCTTTGCCAGTATTGGTTTGATGACGTCATTGATTGCAGAAGGCATGGGCTTGGCAATTGGCATGACATTCAGTATAACG AACGGCAGCGCTGTTGGCCCCTTAATGATTGCGCCCCTCATGGGTTTGGCCATATATGGTTTCGACTTTGCCGCACAAATCCCATACGCCATGAATCTGCTCATGAAATTCAGTTACATACGTGTGGCTGTGGTGGCGTTAATACTCTGCGTGTTCGGCTTTGATCGTCCCGAATTGGAGTGTAACGAAATGTATTGCCATTTTGGTGATCCGAGAGTATTACTGAAATTCTTAGACATCGAACAGCTATCGATGTGGTATCTCTTCTCACTACTCACCACGCTTATGCTCTTCTACAGAGTGCTAATGTATTTGAGTTTGCGCAGACGTTGTGGCACATAA
- the LOC105215913 gene encoding serine/threonine-protein kinase RIO1, which translates to MTERDSHQFSDADEEEEIPYKNNLVNNFKNLTVKHVMFKDIAEGEIENDDLKNIIDETSADEQDDNEEAEDDYDYNEASDDAYDYEESYTGYQKHNAQISLNHTGNTNAGSAAQSNRLNSYQPNEKLLKRYSARINVEKYDPNANMSAQAANRLVTFDRRQEAERVRVRDKHDRATAEQVMDPRTRMILFKLLNRGFIQEINGCISTGKEANVYHAVSKEDDEYAIKIYKTSILIFKDRDKYVSGEFRFRHGYCRHNPRKMVRTWAEKEMRNYLRMHNAGVPVPEPLLLRSHVLVMRFCGKNGWPSPKLKDVELTTSKARELYRECVVLMWRIYNKCKLVHADLSEFNILLQDGQLIIIDVSQSVEHDHPHAFDFLRKDCANISDFFRKRSVATMTVKELFDFITDQSITEENMEACLERISEEIKDRDFEAITAQEKIDEAVWQNTYIPKRLDEVRHFERDVDKAKKGVKQDLIYGKITGLNAELNVQEKPAILAGDGENENKENIANATKTNDDGTDASEDEEDEEEDSEAEGDGNTSFINSSRPRDESPESKKARKKAVKEAKAEKRKVKVKKHVKKRKEKVASTRK; encoded by the exons ATGACCGAAAGGGACTCGCATCAGTTCAGTGATGCTGACGAGGAGGAGGAAATACCATATAAG AATAACTTGGTGAATAACTTCAAAAACTTGACCGTCAAGCATGTCATGTTCAAGGATATCGCAGAAGGTGAAATTGAAAACGACGATTTGAAGAATATAATAGACGAAACAAGCGCAGACGAGCAAGATGACAATGAAGAAGCCGAAGATGATTATGACTACAATGAAGCCAGTGATGATGCTTATGACTATGAAGAGTCTTATACCGGCTACCAAAAGCACAATGCGCAAATTTCACTCAACCACACAGGCAATACAAATGCTGGCAGCGCCGCACAGTCTAATCGTTTGAACAGCTATCAACCGaatgaaaaacttttgaaacGTTACTCCGCGCGCATCAATGTCGAGAAATACGATCCGAATGCCAATATGAGCGCGCAGGCCGCCAATCGCTTGGTCACATTCGATCGGCGTCAAGAAGCGGAACGTGTGCGTGTGCGCGATAAGCATGATCGCGCGACAGCTGAGCAAGTTATGGATCCACGTACACGTATGATACTGTTCAAATTGTTAAATCGTGGTTTTATACAAGAGATCAATGGCTGCATTTCGACTGGCAAAGAGGCGAATGTGTACCATGCTGTTTCGAAGGAGGACGATGAATACGCGATCAAAATCTATAAAACATCCATTTTGATATTCAAAGATCGTGATAAGTATGTATCGGGTGAATTTCGTTTTCGACACGGCTACTGTCGTCACAATCCACGCAAAATGGTGCGCACCTGGGCGGAGAAGGAGATGCGTAACTATTTGCGTATGCATAATGCCGGTGTACCAGTGCCGGAACCCTTACTCTTGCGTTCACATGTGTTGGTGATGCGTTTCTGTGGCAAAAATGGTTGGCCGTCACCAAAACTGAAAGATGTGGAGTTGACTACCTCCAAAGCGCGTGAGCTCTATCGTGAGTGTGTGGTGCTTATGTGGCGTAtctacaacaaatgcaaattggTGCATGCAGATTTGtcagaatttaatattttactacaaGATGGGCAACTAATCATCATCGATGTGAGTCAGTCGGTGGAGCACGATCACCCGCATGCATTTGACTTTTTGCGTAAAGATTGCGCCAACATATCCGATTTCTTCCGCAAACGTTCGGTGGCCACAATGACTGTGAAAGAGCTGTTTGACTTCATAACAGATCAGTCGATTACAGAGGAGAATATGGAGGCGTGTTTGGAGCGTATATCTGAAGAGATCAAAGATCGCGATTTTGAAGCGATCACGGCGCAAGAGAAAATCGATGAGGCGGTGTGGCAGAACACCTACATACCCAAGCGTTTGGATGAG GTGCGTCACTTTGAGCGCGATGTCGATAAGGCCAAGAAAGGTGTTAAGCAAGATCTTATATATGGTAAAATTACTGGCTTAAACGCTGAGCTCAATGTACAGGAGAAACCTGCTATACTGGCTGGCGATGGTGAAAAtgagaataaagaaaatatagcaaaCGCCACAAAAACCAACGACGACGGCACCGATGCAAGTGAAGATGAAGAAGACGAGGAAGAAGACTCCGAGGCTGAGGGTGATGGTAACACTAGCTTTATCAATTCCTCGCGTCCACGTGACGAATCTCCTGAGAGCAAAAAAGCGCGTAAGAAAGCGGTTAAAGAGGCAAAGGCGGAGAAACGCAAAGTGAAGGTTAAAAAGCATGTCAAGAAGCGGAAAGAGAAGGTGGCGAGCAcgcgcaaataa